In Oncorhynchus kisutch isolate 150728-3 linkage group LG5, Okis_V2, whole genome shotgun sequence, a genomic segment contains:
- the LOC109885297 gene encoding uncharacterized protein LOC109885297 gives MPADEQSAPSAQDAEQGQTDPQKEMDTLSRREREEEQPGPSRVPPPRQGYCSCCQILYNNVEQHILSPRHREVVHSTRTYVPSGSLMERFLSDVIQHHPHRYNDPRPTHADLPSLSSPLVPREELLDLCASNDDGASFGTREHMPSSDDSSCQLVYVQEADVASETRTSQPEEGRGGNVGSERLTPTAPDQDIRPSSEEGTHSHTPSPDHLPTHPTRPCSQKQTPPPLHRKAHRKTNRRRERGSNSSSSIHPPCSPASPQLCATPTDQITQETPENQPPYRPRDRTPDPKPRTVNTGWAAWAGVPPWRRRETQKEQAFSSDHSDPEGDTIEEVIQRHCYGRSPTQHHQGDHNIWTGGERGEARGDTDSFHLSLPGSLGVGSDEDWDTPVQVAIGRGQERRKDIPVVVGLRQGGGEREGRALACLMEVQVNMEDQMYTSQLDSALNPETRTAGEAGMGETEGEMEQTVEEILPALPHIPVSFLGKTWTQVLLEDEQKVENMVREFRQGRFICYFKSESLARHGKRSSRDMERGQKEGLEDGGWVPLGDHDNEDDDPECHRRGREVFRRRKVSRSYRLASRCQVVKVSHGTQTTAAIIPTIRQRTLDQTGTSPDILTLPCQDPGVDQEKTPEMKTRLCSLRLPVSYSRIMTPLQPKTTLIYVLSSPETPPFDPKPRLRPIARGNRSRKRSCDGCEGDVGAKVKYKRVPLRYYDPATHRILKTPPKGLNLTPSSSGLPRPPQSHVVRQLFRSLSPDINTERQGGEGGRDGSGGRRRGRSGDSVASGSLLEAGGSFGAEGQGSSEAGSSVTTPFSRSSLSNSSRFLLSTLSPDTNSNPEVTRQRRRRGGERKLKTDRPLTPEKDHSPPYRPWTRGGRGERQPARRSSKRGRPPQISPPPKPPPPQDLSPTVRSRKGSSRRVAESKKLPRPKSPARGVTSTPLKQAIRTPSRRSSPRHTPAPLLTRTLRRSVRR, from the exons ATGCCCGCTGACGAGCAGTCTGCCCCCTCTGCTCAAG ATGCAGAGCAGGGTCAGACAGATCCACAGAAGGAGATGGACACTCTTAGCAG gagggagagggaggaggagcagcCCGGGCCGTCCAGAGTTCCTCCCCCCAGACAGGGCTACTGCAGCTGCTGCCAGATACTCTACAACAACGTGGAGCAGCACATCCTAAGCCCCAGACACAGGGAGGTGGTTCATAGCACTCGCACCTACGTCCCCTCTGGAAGCCTGATGGAGAGATTCTTATCTGACGTCATCCAGCATCACCCGCACCGCTACAACGACCctcg CCCCACCCACGCTGACCTGCCATCTCTGAGCAGCCCGCTGGTTCCCAGGGAGGAGCTATTGGATCTCTGCGCCAGCAACGATGACGGGGCGTCGTTCGGAACCCGAGAGCACATGCCCAGCTCTGACGACTCTTCCTGTCAGCTCGTTTACGTACAGGAAGCGGATGTTGCCTCGGAAACAAGGACCAGCCAACCAGAAGAAGGTAGAGGGGGAAATGTGGGGTCAGAGAGGTTAACCCCAACTGCTCCAGACCAGGATATAAGACCAAGTTCTGAGGAAgggactcactcacacacaccttccccGGACCACTTACCAACACACCCCACGAGACCTTGTAGCCAGAAGCAAACCCCTCCTCCGCTCCACCGGAAAGCACACAGGAAGACCAAccggcggagagagagagggagcaactcctcttcctccatccatcctccctgcTCCCCCGCTTCTCCACAGTTGTGTGCTACCCCAACGGACCAGATAACCCAGGAAACACCAGAGAACCAGCCTCCCTATAGGCCGAGGGACCGGACCCCAGACCCCAAGCCCCGGACGGTAAACACTGGCTGGGCCGCGTGGGCGGGGGTGCCCCCATGGAGGCGGAGGGAGACCCAGAAGGAGCAGGCGTTCTCCAGTGACCACTCCGACCCCGAGGGGGACACGATAGAGGAGGTGATCCAGAGACACTGCTACGGCCGCAGTCCCACACAACACCACCAGGGGGACCACAACATAtggacagggggggagagaggagaggcaaggGGGGATACGGACAGCTTCCACCTTAGCCTCCCTGGCTCACTGGGAGTGGGATCGGATGAGGACTGGGATACCCCTGTGCAGGTGGCTATTGGGAGGGGGCAGGAGCGGAGGAAGGACATCCCTGTGGTCGTGGGCTTAAGGCAGGGTGGAGGGGAGCGGGAGGGCAGGGCCCTGGCCTGTCTCATGGAGGTACAGGTGAACATGGAGGACCAGATGTACACCAGCCAGCTGGATTCTGCCCTCAACCCTGAGACTAGGACAGCGGGGGAGGCAgggatgggggagacagagggagaaatggaACAAACAGTGGAGGAGATTCTCCCTGCACTCCCCCACATCCCTGTGTCCTTCCTGGGGAAGACGTGGACCCAGGTGCTGCTGGAGGACGAGCAGAAGGTGGAGAACATGGTCCGAGAGTTCCGACAAGGAAGGTTCATCTGCTACTTCAAAAGCGAATCCCTCGCCAG GCATGGGAAGCGGAGCAGCAGAGATATGGAGCGTGGCCAGAAGGAGGGGTTGGAAGACGGGGGGTGGGTTCCCCTTGGTGACCATGACAATGAAGATGACGACCCAGAATGCcacaggagggggagggaggtgttTAGGCGGAGGAAAGTTAGTAGGAGTTATCGCCTGGCGTCCAGGTGTCAGGTGGTCAAAGTGAGTCACGGGACACAGACTACAGCAGCCATCATCCCCACCATCCGGCAGAGAACACTGGACCAGACGGGCACATCCCCGGACATCCTAACGCTGCCCTGTCAGGACCCCGGCGTTGACCAGGAGAAGACCCCAGAGATGAAGACAAGGCTGTGCTCTCTCCGCCTGCCTGTCTCCTACTCCCGCATCATGACCCCCCTGCAGCCCAAAACCACCCTGATCTATGTCCTCTCCTCCCCCGAAACTCCTCCCTTTGACCCCAAGCCCCGCCTCAGACCTATCGCCAGGGGCAACCGCAGCAGGAAAAGGTCATGTGACGGGTGTGAAGGCGACGTGGGGGCCAAGGTCAAATACAAAAGGGTTCCTCTGAGGTACTATGACCCTGCCACACACCGCATTCTGAAGACCCCCCCCAAGGGCTTgaatctcaccccctcctcctctggcCTCCCCAGACCCCCCCAGTCCCACGTGGTCAGACAACTGTTCAGGAGCCTGAGTCCAGACATcaatacagagagacaggggggagagggagggagagacgggtcggggggtaggaggaggggtCGTAGCGGGGACAGTGTGGCGTCGGGGTCACTCTTAGAGGCAGGGGGGTCATTTGGAGCTGAAGGTCAGGGTTCATCGGAGGCAGGGTCATCTGTGACTACGCCCTTTAGCCGCTCCTCTCTGTCCAATAGCAGCCGATTTCTACTGAGCACGCTCTCTCCCGACACAAACTCTAACCCAGAAGTGACCCGGCAGCGGAGGCGGAGAGGAGGAGAACGGAAGTTAAAGACGGACCGACCTCTAACTCCTGAGAAAGACCACTCTCCTCCGTACAGGCCTTGGACAAGAGGGGGTAGGGGAGAACGGCAACCAGCAAGACGCAGCTCAAAAAGGGGGCGACCACCTCAAATCAGCCCTCCACCTAAACCCCCACCACCCCAGGACCTCTCTCCCACAGTCCGGTCCAGGAAAGGGTCCTCGAGACGGGTCGCAGAGAGTAAGAAACTCCCAAGGCCCAAAAGCCCAGCCAGGGGGGTCACTTCGACCCCTCTGAAACAGGCCATCAGAACACCAAGCCGCCGGTCGTCCCCCCGACACACCCCTGCTCCACTGCTCACCCGAACACTGAGGAGGAGCGTGAGGAGATGA